One genomic window of Myxocyprinus asiaticus isolate MX2 ecotype Aquarium Trade chromosome 5, UBuf_Myxa_2, whole genome shotgun sequence includes the following:
- the LOC127440655 gene encoding cerebellin-1-like gives MLMLIVVLILNVWVIPAEDILSPNINILVELEKIKSMEKRMESMETEMERLQTENTAQAKKVEALHGIVNDRKIKMDELTAQNEAQEKELKALYGTMNDTKITMDELKKQLKASKVAFSASLLSSHGPQSSLHTLVYKHIFLNTGNAYDPNTGIFTAPMRGVYVFRVFSKAYGNRDKAVVAGLFKNDQHVFSTYARQEGGFISSSNGVSLLLEKGDRVYVNLYSGHWIFDNEHHHSTFSGHLLFPM, from the exons atgttgatGCTGATTGTAGTTTTAATACTTAATGTTTGGGTCATACCAGCAGAAGATATACTTTCACCAAACATAAACATCCTTGTTGAACTGGAGAAGATAAAGAGCATGGAAAAAAGAATGGAATCAATGGAAACAGAAATGGAGCGACTCCAGACAGAGAATACAG CACAGGCAAAGAAGGTGGAGGCCTTACATGGTATCGTAAATGACAGAAAGATCAAAATGGATGAACTAACAGCACAAAATGAAG caCAAGAAAAAGAGCTAAAAGCTTTGTATGGTACAATGAATGACACAAAGATAACAATGGATGAACTAAAAAAACAACTGAAAG CTTCAAAAGTGGCTTTCTCTGCTTCTCTATTGTCCTCTCATGGACCGCAAAGCAGTTTACATACCCTGGTTTACAAACACATCTTCCTCAATACTGGAAATGCCTATGATCCAAACACAG GAATCTTTACAGCACCTATGAGAGGAGTTTATGTATTCAGAGTCTTCTCTAAGGCTTATGGAAATCGAGATAAGGCTGTTGTCGCAGGCCTGTTTAAGAACGACCAGCATGTATTTTCAACATATGCACGCCAAGAAGGTGGTTTTATCAGCTCTTCGAATGGAGTTTCTCTCTTGCTAGAAAAGGGGGATAGAGTGTATGTCAATCTCTATTCTGGACATTGGATTTTTGACAATGAACACCATCACAGTACCTTCAGTGGACACCTGCTTTTCCCCATGTGA